One genomic window of Bradyrhizobium sp. B124 includes the following:
- a CDS encoding acetate--CoA ligase family protein, whose product MSNSKDAVRKILDAVRADKRTSLTAPEGKVVCDAYGIPVPKEGVAKSAAEAARIASDMGFPVVMKIVSPDILHKTEAGGVVVGVKSAADAEKSYETILANAKKYKADAKIEGIQVQQMLGGGTEVIVGSITDGSFGKLVAFGLGGVLVEILKDITFRLAPATKDDALSMLDGIQAHEMLKGVRGGEPVNREALAEIIVKVSQLVSDFPEIVELDLNPVFATSKNAIAADVRIVVDFDYKPRPAPRPTEEIVAAMSRIMQPKGVAVIGASAEDGKIGNSVMKNLINGGYKGEIYPIHPKAAEILGYKAYKSVKDVPGVIDTAVFAIPAKFVAGALVECGEKKIPGAVLIPSGFAEAGAPELQAEIVEVGKKYNIRLMGPNIYGFYYTPANLCATFCTAYDVKGHAALSSQSGGIGMAIIGFSRSAKMGVSAIVGLGNKSDIDEDDLLAFFEQDPNTNLIAQHCEDLKDGRAFAEAAKRVSKKKPVVVLKAGRTSAGAKAASSHTGALAGNDKIYEDVFKQSGVIRARSLRQLLEFARGVPVLPTPKGENVLIITGAGGSGVLLSDSVVDNGLSLMQMPPDLDAAFRKFIPPFGAAGNPVDITGGEPPITYVNTVKLGLSDERIHALILGYWHTIVTPPMVFARNMVEVKKEMEAKGFVKPIVASLAGDVEVEEAAEYLYQNGIPAYAYSTELPVEVLGAKYKWARGAGLL is encoded by the coding sequence ATGTCAAATTCGAAGGATGCGGTCCGCAAAATTCTCGATGCGGTCAGGGCCGACAAGCGTACGAGCCTCACCGCGCCCGAAGGCAAGGTGGTCTGCGACGCCTACGGCATTCCGGTGCCAAAGGAGGGCGTCGCCAAGTCGGCCGCCGAAGCCGCGCGGATCGCCTCCGACATGGGCTTCCCGGTCGTGATGAAGATCGTCTCGCCCGACATCCTGCACAAGACCGAGGCCGGCGGAGTGGTGGTCGGCGTCAAGAGCGCCGCGGATGCCGAGAAGAGCTACGAGACCATTCTGGCCAACGCCAAGAAATATAAGGCCGATGCCAAGATCGAGGGTATCCAGGTCCAGCAGATGCTGGGCGGCGGCACCGAGGTGATCGTCGGTTCGATCACCGACGGCTCGTTCGGCAAGCTGGTCGCCTTCGGCCTCGGCGGCGTGCTGGTCGAAATCCTCAAGGACATCACCTTCCGCCTCGCGCCCGCGACCAAGGACGATGCGCTGTCGATGCTCGACGGCATCCAGGCGCATGAGATGCTGAAGGGCGTACGCGGCGGCGAGCCGGTCAACCGCGAGGCGCTCGCCGAAATCATCGTCAAGGTGTCGCAGCTGGTCAGCGATTTCCCCGAGATCGTCGAGCTCGATCTCAATCCGGTGTTTGCGACCAGCAAGAACGCGATCGCCGCCGACGTCCGCATCGTCGTCGACTTCGACTACAAGCCGCGTCCGGCGCCGCGCCCGACCGAGGAAATCGTCGCCGCGATGAGCCGCATCATGCAGCCGAAGGGCGTAGCCGTGATCGGCGCCTCCGCCGAGGACGGCAAGATCGGCAACTCCGTGATGAAGAACCTCATCAACGGCGGCTACAAGGGCGAGATCTATCCGATCCACCCGAAGGCCGCGGAGATCCTCGGCTACAAGGCCTACAAGAGCGTCAAGGACGTGCCGGGCGTGATCGACACGGCGGTGTTTGCGATCCCGGCGAAATTCGTCGCCGGCGCGCTCGTCGAGTGCGGCGAGAAGAAAATCCCCGGCGCGGTGCTGATTCCCTCGGGCTTCGCCGAAGCCGGCGCGCCCGAATTGCAGGCCGAGATCGTCGAGGTCGGCAAGAAGTACAACATCCGCCTGATGGGGCCGAACATCTACGGCTTCTACTATACCCCGGCCAATCTCTGCGCCACGTTCTGCACCGCCTACGACGTCAAGGGCCACGCCGCGCTGTCGTCGCAGTCGGGCGGCATCGGCATGGCGATCATCGGCTTCTCGCGCTCCGCCAAGATGGGCGTGTCGGCGATCGTCGGCCTCGGCAACAAATCCGACATCGACGAGGACGATCTGCTCGCCTTCTTCGAGCAGGACCCCAACACCAATTTGATCGCGCAGCACTGCGAAGACCTGAAGGACGGCCGGGCCTTCGCGGAGGCCGCCAAGCGCGTCTCCAAGAAGAAGCCGGTGGTCGTGCTCAAGGCCGGCCGCACTTCTGCGGGTGCGAAGGCGGCGTCGTCGCACACCGGCGCGCTCGCCGGCAACGACAAGATCTATGAGGACGTGTTCAAGCAGTCCGGCGTGATCCGCGCGCGCTCGCTCCGGCAGCTGCTCGAGTTCGCCCGCGGCGTGCCGGTGCTGCCGACGCCGAAGGGCGAGAACGTCCTGATCATCACCGGTGCCGGCGGTTCCGGCGTGCTGCTCTCCGACTCCGTCGTCGACAACGGCCTGTCGCTGATGCAGATGCCGCCGGATCTCGATGCGGCGTTCCGCAAGTTCATCCCGCCGTTCGGCGCGGCCGGAAATCCTGTGGATATCACCGGTGGCGAGCCGCCGATCACCTACGTCAACACCGTGAAGCTCGGCCTCTCGGACGAGCGCATCCACGCACTGATCCTCGGTTACTGGCACACCATCGTGACGCCGCCGATGGTGTTCGCGCGCAACATGGTCGAGGTGAAGAAGGAGATGGAGGCCAAGGGCTTCGTGAAGCCGATCGTCGCCTCGCTCGCCGGCGACGTCGAGGTCGAGGAAGCCGCCGAATATCTCTACCAGAACGGCATTCCGGCCTACGCCTATTCGACCGAACTGCCGGTCGAGGTGCTGGGTGCCAAGTACAAATGGGCCCGCGGCGCGGGACTGCTCTGA
- a CDS encoding sterol desaturase family protein, producing MELAATGMTDRQRKYRATYRERVVGWYNGWLHVVLIYTIGFTALYVYLANVHDLKWWEYLTIPAVFLIANFFEWAVHRFVMHRPSNVPLLRAIYSRHTLMHHQFFTEEEMRFADHHDWRVTFFPPYALVVFTLMSIPPAIVAGLVISANTGWLLITTTTSMYLIYEFMHFCCHVEENAFVRNMPFVNTIRRHHTAHHNQSIMMERNMNLTFPVMDYVFGTSDLNRGLLGHVFNGYSTRYVKTDMRRTARTPRVVVKEQSVPHAAA from the coding sequence ATGGAGTTGGCTGCAACAGGGATGACCGACCGCCAGCGCAAATATCGCGCGACCTACCGCGAGCGCGTGGTGGGCTGGTACAATGGCTGGCTGCACGTCGTGCTGATCTACACGATCGGCTTCACGGCGCTGTACGTCTATTTGGCCAATGTGCACGATTTGAAGTGGTGGGAGTACCTCACCATTCCGGCGGTATTCCTGATTGCGAACTTCTTCGAATGGGCGGTGCATCGCTTCGTCATGCACCGGCCCTCGAACGTGCCGCTGCTGCGCGCGATCTACAGCCGCCACACGCTGATGCACCATCAGTTCTTCACCGAGGAGGAGATGCGCTTCGCCGATCATCACGACTGGCGCGTCACCTTCTTCCCGCCCTATGCGCTGGTGGTGTTCACCCTGATGTCGATCCCGCCAGCGATCGTCGCCGGTCTCGTGATCTCGGCCAATACCGGCTGGCTGCTGATCACCACGACCACGTCGATGTACCTGATCTACGAATTCATGCATTTCTGCTGCCACGTCGAGGAAAATGCCTTCGTGCGCAACATGCCCTTCGTCAACACCATCCGCCGGCATCATACCGCCCATCACAACCAGTCGATCATGATGGAGCGGAACATGAACCTGACCTTCCCGGTGATGGACTATGTGTTCGGCACCTCCGATCTCAACCGCGGCCTGCTCGGCCACGTCTTCAACGGCTACAGCACGCGCTACGTGAAGACCGACATGCGACGGACGGCGCGGACGCCGCGGGTCGTGGTGAAGGAGCAATCGGTGCCGCATGCCGCAGCTTGA
- a CDS encoding DUF6166 domain-containing protein: MASYAGDRTIDGISVLVDGEPLSPHYDQLRLTEHGFEWSYEGPEPAQLAFALLYDHLHDATAAKALHESFMRRIVANFGNEWELSSADLDEAVAALRSGQTA; this comes from the coding sequence ATGGCGAGCTATGCCGGGGACCGCACCATCGACGGCATTTCCGTGCTGGTCGACGGCGAGCCGCTGTCACCGCATTACGACCAGCTTCGGCTCACCGAACACGGATTTGAATGGAGCTATGAGGGGCCCGAGCCGGCACAGCTGGCCTTCGCGCTGCTCTATGATCATCTGCACGACGCGACCGCGGCGAAGGCGCTGCACGAGAGCTTCATGCGGCGCATCGTCGCCAATTTCGGCAATGAATGGGAGCTCTCCTCGGCCGATCTCGATGAGGCGGTCGCGGCGCTGCGGTCCGGACAAACGGCCTGA
- a CDS encoding Zn-dependent alcohol dehydrogenase, with protein MTLTCRAAVLHQSGAPLSIERISLAAPTPTDVVVKVRAAGLCHTDLEVIDGSLRYPLPMILGHEAAGVVEEVGSAVHDVRAGDHVILSWNPHCGHCFHCDRAQPILCESYLTRGAEGVHFDGASKAQLAGGGSLSHLMFLGAFSEYLVLPAQQAIVVPKDIPFDRACLIGCGVMTGVGAALNVAAIGYGDTVMVTGCGAVGLAAVQGARLAGAGAIIAVDLDDAKLALARQLGATHAVNAAREDPVRFAKEATRGRGADVILEAAGHPLAFRQTAEAVRPGGEVIWLGKIDVTQDVSFRWGALMGEKRFRRSSYGGARPQRDFPLLAQAYLDGRLKLDELITGHCSLDGINDGFEALRRGRSIRTVVEL; from the coding sequence ATGACCCTGACCTGTCGCGCGGCGGTGCTGCATCAGAGCGGAGCGCCGCTCTCCATCGAACGCATTTCGCTTGCAGCACCCACGCCGACCGACGTCGTGGTGAAGGTACGTGCCGCGGGGCTCTGCCACACCGATCTGGAGGTGATCGACGGGTCGCTGCGCTACCCCTTGCCGATGATCCTCGGGCACGAGGCGGCCGGCGTGGTCGAGGAGGTCGGCAGCGCGGTGCACGACGTGCGCGCCGGCGACCATGTGATCCTGTCCTGGAATCCGCATTGCGGACACTGCTTTCACTGCGATCGCGCGCAGCCGATCCTGTGCGAGAGCTATCTCACCAGGGGTGCGGAAGGCGTGCATTTCGACGGCGCGTCGAAGGCGCAGCTCGCGGGCGGCGGCAGCCTGTCGCATCTGATGTTCCTCGGCGCGTTCTCGGAATACCTCGTGCTGCCGGCGCAGCAGGCGATCGTCGTGCCCAAGGACATCCCGTTCGATCGTGCCTGCCTGATCGGCTGCGGCGTCATGACCGGCGTTGGCGCCGCGCTGAATGTCGCCGCCATCGGCTATGGCGATACCGTGATGGTCACCGGCTGCGGCGCGGTCGGGCTGGCGGCGGTGCAGGGCGCCCGGCTCGCCGGCGCCGGTGCGATCATCGCGGTCGACCTCGACGATGCAAAGCTTGCGCTGGCGCGGCAACTCGGCGCGACGCACGCGGTCAACGCGGCGCGCGAGGACCCGGTCCGGTTCGCAAAGGAGGCGACGCGTGGGCGCGGCGCCGACGTCATCCTCGAGGCGGCGGGCCATCCACTGGCGTTTCGGCAGACCGCGGAAGCAGTCCGGCCGGGCGGCGAGGTGATCTGGCTCGGCAAGATCGACGTTACGCAAGACGTGAGTTTTCGCTGGGGCGCGCTGATGGGCGAGAAGCGATTTCGCCGCTCGAGCTACGGCGGCGCGCGGCCACAGCGCGACTTCCCGTTGCTAGCGCAGGCCTACCTCGACGGCCGGCTCAAGCTTGACGAACTGATCACCGGCCACTGCAGCCTCGACGGCATCAATGATGGCTTCGAGGCGTTGCGGCGCGGCCGCTCGATCCGCACGGTCGTCGAGCTCTAG
- a CDS encoding GntR family transcriptional regulator — translation MADSNKRSSTVRARAAGNRRPARPSSAAAGKPRAAAQARLPQADVTLTDRAYAELEELIVTLQLPPGTALSELVLAKRLDIGRTPIREALQRLSRDGLVNILARRGVLVSEIDLRAQLRLLEVRRELERLMARGAAERATTEQRKQFSEIAAGMRRASEKSDDLLFMRLDHQFNTLISAASRNEFASRAMGLMHGLSRRFWYQHYKEAADLPLAARLHADVAEAVAERRVDAAGAASDSLIDYIESFARSTL, via the coding sequence ATGGCCGATTCGAACAAGCGATCCAGCACGGTGCGCGCCCGCGCAGCAGGAAACCGCCGGCCGGCGCGGCCATCGTCCGCCGCCGCCGGCAAGCCGCGCGCTGCCGCGCAGGCCCGTCTCCCGCAAGCCGACGTCACCCTCACCGACCGTGCCTATGCCGAGCTGGAAGAGTTGATCGTGACGCTGCAACTGCCGCCCGGCACCGCGCTCTCCGAGCTCGTGCTCGCCAAGCGGCTCGACATCGGCCGGACCCCGATCCGCGAGGCGTTGCAGCGGCTGTCGCGCGACGGCCTCGTCAACATCCTGGCCCGCCGCGGCGTGCTGGTATCCGAGATCGACCTGCGCGCCCAGCTCCGCCTGCTCGAGGTGCGGCGCGAGCTGGAACGGCTGATGGCGCGCGGCGCCGCCGAGCGCGCCACCACCGAGCAACGCAAGCAATTCTCCGAGATCGCCGCCGGCATGCGCCGCGCGTCGGAAAAATCCGACGATCTGCTGTTCATGCGGCTTGATCACCAGTTCAACACCCTGATCTCGGCGGCGTCGCGCAACGAGTTCGCTTCCCGCGCCATGGGCCTGATGCACGGCCTGTCGCGCCGATTCTGGTACCAGCATTACAAGGAAGCGGCCGACCTGCCGCTCGCGGCGCGGCTGCATGCCGACGTCGCCGAAGCCGTCGCGGAGCGCCGCGTCGATGCCGCGGGCGCCGCGTCCGACAGCCTGATCGACTACATCGAAAGCTTTGCACGTTCGACGCTGTGA
- a CDS encoding MFS transporter produces MTISDATASAASRAPAAVARTAQAQQVADIAARLERLPLTSYQRWIFGIIATAWFFDSMDLAALTFVLGSIRQTFGLSTAETGLLSSMSFLGMFVGAASAGLLADRFGRARVFQVSMIFWGLGSLCCGLSTTATALGASRLLLGFGMGMEFPVAQSMVSEIMPARNRGRYIAFLEGFWPLGFIASGLLTYFVLQAADWRWVFILQAIPAAFVLVVRRYVPESPRWLASHGYSERAEATVRDIESRVRDRLGSKELPPVVRQAAAPASEVTGLRTLFSGIYAKRTTMLWTLWFFALLGFYGLTTWLGALLQAKGFPITKSVFYTILISLAGIPGFLVSAWLVESWGRKATLVMNLLCGAIACHFYGSAADQTQLIIAGLCMQFFLFGMWSALYAYTPELYPTHVRATGTGFASAIGRIGSLIGPYVIGVILPAAGQSGVFALGAGAFVVAALAVLLLGEETRGRTLESISH; encoded by the coding sequence ATGACCATTTCCGACGCCACCGCATCGGCCGCAAGCCGGGCTCCGGCCGCCGTCGCGCGCACCGCGCAAGCGCAGCAAGTCGCCGACATCGCGGCGCGCCTCGAACGGCTGCCGCTGACCTCCTATCAGCGATGGATCTTCGGGATCATCGCAACCGCATGGTTCTTCGACAGCATGGACCTGGCCGCGCTGACCTTCGTGCTTGGCTCGATCCGCCAGACCTTCGGCCTGTCGACGGCGGAAACCGGGCTGCTGTCCAGCATGAGCTTCCTCGGCATGTTCGTCGGCGCCGCGTCCGCCGGCCTACTGGCCGACCGCTTCGGCCGTGCCCGCGTCTTCCAGGTCAGCATGATCTTCTGGGGCTTGGGCAGCCTGTGTTGCGGTCTCTCGACGACGGCGACCGCGCTCGGTGCTTCCCGCCTGCTGCTCGGCTTCGGCATGGGCATGGAGTTTCCAGTCGCGCAGTCGATGGTTTCGGAGATCATGCCGGCCCGCAACCGCGGCCGCTACATCGCGTTCCTCGAAGGGTTTTGGCCGCTCGGCTTCATTGCGTCGGGCCTGTTGACCTACTTCGTGCTGCAGGCCGCCGACTGGCGCTGGGTCTTCATCCTGCAGGCGATCCCGGCCGCCTTCGTGCTCGTGGTGCGACGCTACGTTCCGGAATCGCCGCGCTGGCTCGCTTCCCACGGCTATTCCGAGCGGGCCGAAGCGACCGTGCGCGACATCGAAAGCAGGGTCCGCGATCGTCTCGGCAGCAAGGAGCTGCCGCCGGTCGTGCGCCAGGCCGCCGCTCCCGCGTCTGAAGTGACCGGCCTGCGGACGCTGTTTTCAGGCATCTACGCCAAGCGGACCACAATGTTGTGGACCTTGTGGTTCTTCGCCCTGCTCGGCTTCTACGGTCTGACCACCTGGCTCGGCGCGCTGCTGCAGGCCAAGGGATTCCCGATCACCAAATCGGTGTTCTACACCATCCTGATCTCGCTCGCGGGCATTCCCGGCTTCCTGGTCTCGGCGTGGCTCGTCGAATCCTGGGGCCGAAAGGCGACGCTGGTGATGAACCTGCTCTGCGGCGCGATCGCCTGCCACTTCTACGGCTCGGCGGCGGACCAGACCCAGCTCATCATTGCCGGCCTCTGCATGCAGTTCTTCCTGTTCGGCATGTGGTCGGCGCTCTACGCCTATACGCCCGAACTGTACCCGACCCATGTCCGTGCCACCGGAACCGGTTTTGCCTCCGCGATCGGCCGAATCGGCTCGCTGATCGGCCCCTATGTGATCGGCGTGATCCTGCCCGCGGCGGGACAGAGCGGCGTGTTCGCGCTGGGCGCCGGCGCGTTCGTGGTGGCGGCGCTGGCGGTGCTGTTGCTCGGCGAGGAAACCCGCGGCCGCACGCTGGAGAGCATTTCGCACTGA